The DNA sequence CGTACACAGTGACGACACTCGCGGTTCGACTTACAAGTCGCATTTTGAGAAACGTGGGGATACTCCCACAATTTGTTTCGCGCTAGAACGACGAAAACCTAACATGGGAACGCATCTGCCGGAATCAGTTCGGCCTCCTTGACCACGGTCGTCGGACGCAGAATTTCGGATAGGTCCTCGTTCGTGGACAATATCGCGGGCGGCGAGAACTCCCTTGCTTGAGAGAAACGGGTTGTTCACCTTGTCCATGAATGTATAGAAAGACTGTCCCGTGCGTTGCGAGGCCGCGGGTTGTTCTGGAGGATGGCAACTGTGGACAACCATAGCGCGGACACGGTTGAATTCGGCCCGCAAACGCATCTGTTGGTTACTGGCGGCGCAGGCTTCGTAGGGTCGGCACTCGTCGATATGTTGCTGACGCGCAGTTGCAGCGTGACCGTTGTCGATGATCTCTCGAACGGCTTGCTTGGCAATCTCCCCGCTGGTCACCCTCGGCTGACGATCCGTACCTTCAGGGTTGGCGATCCGGCTTACCATGCGGCGATCCGGGATGAAGTTGGCTCGGCCGATGCCGTGTTCCATCTGGCCAGTCCGATTGGCGTTGAGCGCGCTCACAAGGAACGCTTCGCCGTCACCAGCGGCATTCTCGAATCGGGCTGTTCAATCGTTGAAGCATGCCGGCTGCACAGGCGTCCCCTTCTTTATACATCGAGTTCGGAAGTTTACGGCTCCGGCCGGGACCGGCCAATCACAGAGTCGGATCCAGTTATGACGGATCTTCGACCGCGATGGGGCTACGCCGCCGCCAAGGCAGCTGTCGAGCATCTGGTTGCTGGACTGTTTTTTGAGTTGGGCATTCCTACTTGGATCGTTCGGCCGTTTAACATGGCCGGACCGCGCCAGCGCTCTGCGACCGGCCTCGTATTGCCAATGTTTGTCAACGCAGCGTTGCAGGGCCGACCCCTCGTGGTTCACGACGACGGCGAGCAGAGGCGTGCGTTTCTTCACGTAGCCGATGCCGCGGAGGGGTTGCTTCTTGTGATGCAGTGTCGGTCGTTGCAAGGCCGCCCAGTCAACTTGGGCGGCAGCGAGGCGGTTCAGATTGGGAATCTTGCAAGGATGGTGGTTGACGCCACCAAGACGAATGCGCCCATTGTAATGAAACCTTCCAGTGCGGTCTTTGGTGAGCGGTTTGCCGTAACGCACGACCGAGTGCCTGACACAAGTCTATTGACCACCATGACCGGATGGCGAGCACTGCGAAGCACCAAACAGACGGTGGCCGATTGCATCGAGCACATGCGTGCCGAGCGAGCAATGGCTTGACACCTGGTCCATTGCTCCCGTTCATTGGGGCCTTGCTCATATCGGCTGCTTGTGTCTGCCCGTTTGCGCGTCTGGCGAAACGCATCGGAGCGGTCGCGACGGTCAAGAGCGATCGGTGGCACACAGCAGGCGAGGTTCCCCGACTGGCAGGGCCTGCCATACTGATCGCGATGTCTCCGTGGCTTCCGTTCGAGCATATTCTTCTGCTGGCTGTTTTCTGCCTGATCGGCGCGCTGGATGACGTACGATCCCTTTCGGCCGGGGCAAAGGCGGCGGCGTTGGCTGGGGCCGCTATTTTGGCTGGCATTGTCACAGGTCTGTGGTGGGTGCCGATCGTCATTTGGATAGCTTGCAACGCCGTAAACATGCTCGACCATGCCGATGGGCTTGCAGCGAGTGCAACCACGGCCTCCTTCCTCGGCCTGGGCGGCGATATCGGCATGGCCGGCGCGGGGGCTTGCCTCGGGTTCCTTTGCTTCAACTATCCGCCCGCCCGCTTGTTCATGGGGGACAGCGGCAGTCTTCTCCTCGGGGCGGCAGTCGTGCTTCTTGCTTCGACAAGAGGTTTTGACGCCTCGTTGGCGTGGATTGCCGTCCCGCTGATTGACGCGATATTCGTAACAACTCGACGCTTGCTACAGGGGCGGAGGCCCTGGATCGGCGGCACCGATCACCTCGGTCACACGTTGATTCGGCTTGGTGTGAACCGTCAGGTTTTGCCTGCTATTTATGGGGCGGCGGCGTTGACGGCAGGGCTTATTTTCTGCTGCGGTTGATCAGTAGGCCGCTTTTGTATTCGCGATGCTGGCAATGAGACAACTTGGCTGTGAACTCATAAACCCGGATTGCCCGAGAGATGGGGTCGAAACGGACTTAGCGCGATTTTGAAATAGGACTACCGCAAGGGTTGCCACCCGGCCCGACACTGCTCTTCGCTTTCTTCAGTTCGCATACTACGGCGAAAAGAGCCGGGAACTCCTCGGACGGTCCGATAGCGTGGCGCACAAATGCGGTGATGGCTTTGCCTTCACGCTCAGCTTGCCGAGAACGCGTCTCACCAGTGCTATCCCAAACCGTCAATACCGCGGCAAGATGCTGTTTGATTGGTATTGCTGCCGTGCAAAAATTGGTTTTAGAAGGCTTGAGGTTCCGATCACAAACGACAGAAGCTTCGTTAACCCTCAGTTGCATCGAATGAAGTTGGTCGGAGACGCGTTCACCGCCAACGGTGAAATGGTTGTCGAACGCATCAAATTTCCTGTCGTCGACGACATAAAAGCGATTTTCCGGCATCGCCTGCTTAAGCGCCGCCCATGGGTCATCGCAAACGGACTTGGACCATTGCCGGCTAAGCCGAGCACAGATCCTTTTGAACGGCTGCGGGTCGAGGTCATTCCATCCATACGCATATACCTCAATCTCAAGCTGATCGATCTTCGCCGCGCCTTGGGGGTTGGTGGCAGCCTTGCGAAACGCCTCCAAGCGATCTGTCGCCGCGTGGCGATCTTGCTGTCTGTTTAGCGAGAATGACGGTTTCGCGGCGACATAACCGGTGAGCGAAATAAAGGGCAAGACGAGAGGCACGCCGCCGACAACGACATGAGCATCGGACGCGAGAAAATCGATGTCAGCATCCGAGACATGTTTTGGCGAGGGCGAGCACGATTCCAAGATGGCGCCAAGCATCACGAGGCAAGCGAGAAAAACGAACGAAGACAAGGAACGTCGCGTCATTCTTCGCCTCTACATGATGCCGATTGCGGAAGAGTTAGCTGTCGTCACTGAATTGTCGCAACGACTGCAGTGGGTCGTTTCCGACTAGCGGCTTTCATATTGCCGCGAAATCCGATTCGCCTCAGCATGACCCGGATATGATCGGACCGATTTCGAATGGATCGTGATCGAGCCGAAGTTGCCCAACAACCTGCGACGAGTGCCGCGCGTCGATGACCGGCGGGAGCTCAGCGGCCTCTTCTGGATGCTGCGATCCGGTGCGCCATGGCGCGATCTGCCAGAGTGATACGGCGCGTGCACCACCTGCCACAACCACTTTGTCCGATCGCAAAAAGCAGATGTGTGGGACCGCCTCGTGGCCGCATTGCCAAAGCACATGACGCGGAGGTCCAGATGATCGACACCTCATTGTTCGCGTCCATCAGCAGGGCGCGACGGCAAATGGGGGTCGAGATTATTGTCTTGGTCGTTCTCGAGCCGGGCTGGCAACCAAAATCCATGATCTTGTCGACGCCCAAGCGGATCAAGATGCGCTGACGGCAGGCCGGAAGTGCGACACTGCCTCCGCAGTC is a window from the Mesorhizobium australicum WSM2073 genome containing:
- a CDS encoding NAD-dependent epimerase/dehydratase family protein, yielding MDNHSADTVEFGPQTHLLVTGGAGFVGSALVDMLLTRSCSVTVVDDLSNGLLGNLPAGHPRLTIRTFRVGDPAYHAAIRDEVGSADAVFHLASPIGVERAHKERFAVTSGILESGCSIVEACRLHRRPLLYTSSSEVYGSGRDRPITESDPVMTDLRPRWGYAAAKAAVEHLVAGLFFELGIPTWIVRPFNMAGPRQRSATGLVLPMFVNAALQGRPLVVHDDGEQRRAFLHVADAAEGLLLVMQCRSLQGRPVNLGGSEAVQIGNLARMVVDATKTNAPIVMKPSSAVFGERFAVTHDRVPDTSLLTTMTGWRALRSTKQTVADCIEHMRAERAMA
- a CDS encoding MraY family glycosyltransferase — protein: MLISAACVCPFARLAKRIGAVATVKSDRWHTAGEVPRLAGPAILIAMSPWLPFEHILLLAVFCLIGALDDVRSLSAGAKAAALAGAAILAGIVTGLWWVPIVIWIACNAVNMLDHADGLAASATTASFLGLGGDIGMAGAGACLGFLCFNYPPARLFMGDSGSLLLGAAVVLLASTRGFDASLAWIAVPLIDAIFVTTRRLLQGRRPWIGGTDHLGHTLIRLGVNRQVLPAIYGAAALTAGLIFCCG